The following proteins are encoded in a genomic region of Fundidesulfovibrio putealis DSM 16056:
- the leuA gene encoding 2-isopropylmalate synthase gives MQPSTPDKYRPFPPVPLTGRTWPDKTITAAPIWLSTDLRDGNQALFEPLDPASKLRLFELLTRVGFKEIEVAFPAASQTDFDFVRSLIEDSHIPSDVTISVLSQCREHLIRRTMESLQGARRAIVHIYASTAPVFMKTVFRKTPEEVIAMAVSSVKLIRELAAAQPATEWALEFSPENFSGSDLTFARDISDAVAEAWGATPDDKLIVNLPATVELATPNVYADQIEWMCRNLKHRQSMIISVHTHNDRGAAVAAAELALLAGAERVEGCLFGNGERTGNADLVTMGLNLYTQGINPGLDFTELDKLARTAEELTGLPVHPRHPYAGDLVFTAFSGSHQDAIKKGMAARQPGDVWDVPYLPVDPEDLGRGYDSIVRVNSQSGKGGVAYLMETSHGMVMPRRLQVEFSGAVQRRADAKGGEISATELWDLFATEYLKLKKPLLYAGHHLIERDKGQGVSLTVGLDKKTLGLSGLGNGPIDATVHALGLPITLHSYEERAISQGADAKAAAFVEVSMEGVKGMTFGVGVHENIVTASILAVVSAVNRLLAMATREVRAEMLEKLKEE, from the coding sequence ATGCAGCCCAGCACCCCGGACAAGTACCGTCCATTTCCTCCCGTGCCCCTCACTGGCCGCACCTGGCCGGACAAGACCATCACCGCCGCCCCCATCTGGCTCTCCACGGACCTTCGCGACGGCAACCAGGCCCTGTTCGAGCCCCTGGACCCGGCAAGCAAGCTGCGCCTGTTCGAACTCCTGACCCGCGTGGGCTTCAAGGAAATCGAAGTGGCCTTCCCGGCGGCCTCCCAGACCGATTTCGACTTCGTGCGCTCCCTCATCGAGGACAGCCACATCCCGAGCGACGTGACCATCTCCGTGCTCAGCCAGTGCCGCGAGCACCTGATCCGCCGGACCATGGAATCCCTCCAGGGCGCGCGCCGGGCCATCGTGCACATCTACGCCTCCACGGCTCCGGTGTTCATGAAGACCGTGTTCCGCAAGACCCCCGAAGAGGTCATCGCCATGGCCGTGTCCTCGGTGAAGCTCATCCGCGAGCTGGCCGCCGCCCAGCCCGCCACCGAGTGGGCGCTGGAGTTCAGCCCCGAGAACTTCTCCGGCTCCGACCTCACCTTCGCCCGAGACATCTCCGACGCCGTGGCCGAGGCCTGGGGCGCAACGCCAGACGACAAGCTCATCGTGAACCTCCCGGCCACCGTTGAACTTGCCACCCCCAACGTCTACGCCGACCAGATCGAATGGATGTGCCGCAACCTGAAACACCGCCAGAGCATGATCATAAGCGTCCACACCCACAACGACCGTGGAGCCGCCGTGGCCGCCGCCGAGCTGGCCCTTTTGGCCGGGGCCGAGCGCGTGGAAGGCTGCCTGTTCGGCAACGGCGAGCGCACCGGCAACGCCGACCTGGTCACCATGGGGCTGAACCTCTACACCCAGGGCATCAATCCGGGCCTGGACTTCACCGAACTGGACAAGCTGGCCCGCACCGCCGAGGAGCTCACCGGCCTGCCCGTCCACCCGCGCCATCCCTACGCGGGCGATCTGGTGTTCACTGCCTTCTCCGGCTCCCATCAGGACGCCATCAAGAAGGGCATGGCCGCTCGCCAGCCCGGCGACGTCTGGGACGTGCCCTACCTGCCCGTCGACCCCGAGGACCTCGGCCGCGGCTACGACTCCATCGTGCGCGTCAACAGCCAGTCCGGAAAGGGCGGCGTGGCCTACCTCATGGAGACGTCCCACGGCATGGTCATGCCCCGCAGGCTTCAGGTGGAGTTCTCCGGCGCGGTGCAGCGCCGCGCAGACGCCAAGGGCGGCGAGATCTCCGCGACCGAGCTCTGGGACCTCTTCGCCACGGAATACCTGAAGCTTAAAAAGCCCCTGCTCTACGCCGGGCATCACCTGATCGAGCGCGACAAGGGCCAGGGCGTAAGCCTCACCGTGGGACTGGACAAGAAGACCCTGGGGCTCTCAGGCTTGGGCAACGGGCCCATCGACGCCACCGTGCACGCCCTGGGACTGCCCATCACCCTGCACTCCTACGAGGAGCGGGCCATCAGCCAGGGCGCGGACGCCAAGGCCGCCGCCTTCGTGGAAGTGTCCATGGAGGGCGTGAAGGGCATGACCTTCGGCGTGGGCGTGCACGAGAACATCGTCACCGCCTCGATTCTGGCGGTGGTGAGCGCCGTGAACCGCCTGCTGGCCATGGCCACGCGCGAAGTGCGCGCTGAGATGCTGGAGAAGCTGAAGGAAGAGTAG
- a CDS encoding methylated-DNA--[protein]-cysteine S-methyltransferase: MSATEIIVARPLALHLTWDGDTLDSIGLKWAGDEDVSAPRTQLGRELAEALARYVAGERVEWPVLPVDLSRLAPFHRVVLKELYRIPAGESLSYGQLAERCGSPKAARAVGQVMAKNPWPLVFPCHRVLASGGGLGGFGPGVEMKKWLLELERESCK, translated from the coding sequence ATGAGCGCCACCGAAATCATCGTCGCCAGACCGCTGGCCCTGCACCTGACCTGGGATGGGGACACGTTGGACTCCATCGGCCTGAAGTGGGCCGGGGACGAGGACGTCTCCGCCCCCAGGACGCAGCTCGGGCGCGAACTGGCCGAGGCGCTTGCCCGCTACGTGGCCGGGGAGCGCGTGGAGTGGCCGGTGCTGCCCGTTGATTTGAGCAGGCTCGCGCCGTTCCACCGCGTGGTGCTGAAGGAACTGTACCGGATTCCGGCGGGCGAGAGCCTGAGCTACGGCCAATTGGCCGAGCGCTGCGGCAGCCCCAAGGCCGCCCGCGCCGTGGGGCAGGTGATGGCCAAGAACCCCTGGCCGCTGGTGTTCCCCTGCCACCGGGTGCTGGCCTCTGGCGGCGGGCTTGGCGGGTTCGGGCCTGGTGTCGAGATGAAGAAGTGGCTGCTGGAACTTGAGCGTGAGTCCTGCAAGTAG